The segment TCATGTGCGCGCGCGTGTGCGCGAGCGTCAGGCCGTAGAAGACGCCGCGGGCCGAGCCGTTCCACTCCGGCGCCATCGCGCCCTGCATCGCCGGCAGGAACACCAGGCCCTCCGCGCCCGGCTCGATCCGTTCCGCCTGGTGCGACAGTAGGTCGTACGCGTCGCCCAGTCCCTCGGCCTCCGCGCCGCGCTCGATCGGCGCGAACTGGTCTCGCCACCACCGGAGGTTCCCTCCGGATACGAACCCCGGATTCTCGAGCAGCCACGCATCGGGGTCGGCGTGCGGATGACACTCGACGAGCATCGTCGGATCCTCGCGCGGTTCGGCGGACGCCGCGCATACCGGTTCGGCCGTGCCCACGACGTCGCACACCTCGCCGGGGGCGAAGACACCGGCGCCCAGCGTCGCGGCCATCTCGTCGCCGCACCCGATCGCCACGAGCGTCGACGGATCGAGTCCCGACGCCTCGGCGAACGCGGCGGTCACGTGACCGATCGGGTCGGTGCCGCCGCCGAGCTCCGGCAACATCGATTCCGGCACGTCGACCGCCGCAAGCACCTCTGACGACCATTTCCGCGAGCGGGGGTCGAGCAGCGCGAGTGACGACGCGTTCGAGTAGTCCACGGCGATCGGCCCGGCGACCTCGCGGAGAACGAACGTCCCCGGCGACATCAACCACGAAGCCTTCGCCCAGATCTCCGGCTCCTCGTCTCGCACCCACAGGGCCTTGAACACCGCGTGCGAGGAGTCGAGGTTCGCGCCGACGGATCGGTAGAAGTCCTCGCGAGAGATGTGCTCCGCGACGCGCGCCGCCTGGGCTTCGGCTCGCCTGTCCATCCAGATCATCGCGGGACGGAGCGCGCGGCCGGCCTCGTCGCACACGACCATGCCGTCCAGCTGGGAGCCGAACGAGATGCCCTTGACCGCGGACGGGCCCTCGGGAACCACAGACAGAACCTCGCGGACGCCGGCCGCGACGGCGTGCGGCCAGGCGTCGGCGTCCTGTTCCGCCGCGCCAGGAAACGGAAACGACGGGTCATAGGACTGATACGACGACGCGACGAGCTCCCCGTCGGCGGAGTACAGGGCGACGTTCGTGCCCTGCGACCCAACGTCACACCCGATCACATACGGCGGGCTCACGGGACGATCACCATCTTCAATCCGGTCCCATCCCGGATCGTCGCGAACGCCTCCCCGATCCGCTCGAGCGGGAACCGGTGCGTTACGACCGGCGCGAGATCGTCCTTCCGCCTGTTCAGGTAGTCCATCGTGATTCGGTACTGGCGATGGGTCGCCCCATACGCGCCGAGGATCGCCAGCTCCTTGTAGTGCAGCTGGTTCATGTCCAGCGGACTGACGGGGTCGTGCTTCGGCAGCCCGGCGAAGTACACGACGCGAGCGCGCTTGGCAGCCATCTCCAGCGCCGCCTGCTGGGCCTGCTTCGACGGCGCGGCGACGCTCACACGGTCGGCGCCGCGACCATCGGTTCGTGACACGACCTGCTGGACGCCGTCGTCGTCCTCACCGGTGACCCATGCGTCGTCGACGAACCGACCGACCACCCCGAGCGCCACGTCGAGACGGTCCTTGTTCACGTCGGTCATGTAGATCGTGCTCGCGCCTCGGTCCCTGCACATCACCGCCTGCCAACACCCGATCGGACCGGTCCCCAGGATCACGACGACGTCGCCGAGACGAACGTCGAGCATCTCGACGCCGTTCAGCGCGCAGGCGAACGGATCGGCGACCGTCGCGAGATCGGACGGCAGCTCGTCCGGCAGAGGGATGAGGTTCTTGGTCGCGATCGGCGGAACGAGCGCCCACTCCGCGTACGCGCCCGGAAAAGGATCGTAGCCGTAGAGCAGGTGCCGCTCGCACAGGTTGTGGAACCCGTCGACGCACCAGCGGCACTCACCGCACGTGAGGATCGAGCCCAGGAACACGCGGTCGCCGCGCCGGACGTCGGGCGGCAGGTCCGCGTCCGGACCGACCTCCTCGAGTACCCCTACCGGCTCGTGCCCGAGCTGCCACGGGACGGGCGCCCGGGGATCGCCGTTGAAGAAGGTTCGCGCATCGGTTCCGCAGATGCCGCATGCCTCGACCTTCAAGACCGCGCCGGCCGGGTCGGGCTTGGGCTCCTCGACGTCACGGACCTCGACGGCGTTCACATCGGTCATGAACGCCGCCCTCACGAGGCGACCCCAGTGCTCAGCTCCCCCACGAGGGCGTCGTGCGCCTTGTCGGCGCTCCACCGTTCGCGGATGACCCGCGAGAGCGCCCGCGTGATCGCCTCTGGCGACTCGTGCATGAAGATGTTCCGTCCCACCGAGCAGCCGATCGCTCCGGCTTCAATGGCGACCTGCATCCGCCACAAGAGCTCCTTGTCCTCCAAACGCGAGCCGCCGGCGAGCACGACGGGGATCCCATTGGCCGCCTCGACCAGCCTGCCGAACGAGTCGGCCTCTCCGGGCCAGTTCGTCTTGACGATGTCGGCGCCGAGCTCCGCGCACAACCGCACGTTCCGACGCAGGTACTCGAACCCGTACTGCTGTTTGAGCACTTCGACCGTTGCGTACGTGGTGGGGAACTCCGCCTCGGCGATGAACGGCATGCCGAGCGCGGCACACTCTCGACCTACTCCCGCCAAGATCTCGATCATGCCGGGCTCGGTGTCGCCTCCGAGCGCGGTGAACAGGACGACGGCGTCGGCGCCCAACACGAGCGCCTCTTCGACCTCGGCGATCTGAACGATCTGCGGCCGGTCCCCGTCGGGACTCCCCGACGCCGATAGCAACAACGCGAGCGAAGTCGTCGGCGCGAACGCCGGCTCCGCGACTCGGATCATGCCCTTGCTCATCATGATCACGTTCGCGCCGCCCATCACCGCCTCGGCCGTTCGCGACGCGATGTCGGCGAGCGGTTCGAGGAACGTTGGCGACGTCATCCCGTGATCGAGCGCGCAGATGATCGAGACGCCGGTCGGATCGATGACGCGCTTCAGGCGGATCGTCTTCCCAACGTGAGCCGTCACGAATACCTCCTTCCGGGCCCACGTCGGACCACGGAGAACTCGAACACCTCGGCCAGGTGGTGCTCGTGCGACGAGAGCACCGCCCGGCCGGAGGCCTCGTAATCGACCTGACGGATGTACAGGAGAAGCGTCCCGCGGGGGACGTCGAGCCTCGACGCGACGTGCCCGTCCGCTTGCGTCGGCTGGAACGTCGCGAACCCGTGGTGGACGACGATCCCGAGGTCGTGCTCGAGGGCCTCGTAGATCGAGACGCTGTCCAATCGCTCCACGACCGACTCGTCGCTGCGCGCGAGCCGGAGCGGGAATATGTCCCGCGAGAGCACGACCGGGCGCCCGTCCGCAGTTCGCGTTCGATCCAGCACGACGACGTCCTCGCCCGGCTGCAGCTCGAGACGTTCTGCCTCGTCTGCCGAGGCGGCCTCGATCCGCGCGGTCGCGTTCACCGTTCCCGGCACCATCCCCGATGAACTGATTGCGTCGGTCACGCCGAAGTTCGCATCGAGGTTGTTCGCCATGCGCGGACGCTCGGCGACGAACGTGCCAGCGCCGCGCGTTCTCCGGACTAGTCCTTCGTCCTCGAGAGAGCGGAGCGCCTCACGAAGTGTCGACCTGGAGACCCCGAGCTCGGCTGCCAGTTCGGGCTCCGGCGGCAGCTGGCTGCCCGGAGGAACGTCGCTGATGCGGGAAACGATGTTGCCGCGAGCCGAAACGGTCTTCGATCTCGATCGTTCGGTCACGCTGCCCCTCCCCGGCAGCAGTATTTGTCGGACAAGCGCGAGCGTCAAGCGGCGACGCGGTACGCAGTCGCACCAGCGAGGCCGCCAAGTCGCGCGCACGTCTGTTTGACATGAATCGCCCGTTCGAGGCTCAATACGGCCGCGAACGTCCTACGTCGCCAAAGGAGGGGTGGCACGTGGCTGAACGCAAGGTGGGCTCGGTTACCTACCGGGAGGTCGACGAGGAGTACTTCAAGCAACGGGGCCTCAGGCGCCATGCCGGCGTCTGGGCGCTCTGGGCGCTCGGTGTCGGCGCCGTCATCTCCGGCGACTTCTACGGCTGGAACTTCGGCCTGTCGACCGCGGGCTTCGGGGGCCTGGTCATCGCGACGGTTCTCATCGCCGTCATGTACTACGGCCTCTGTTACAGCATCGCCGAGATGTCGCCGGCCCTGCCACATACGGGCGGCGCGTATTCGTTCGCGCGGTCGGCGATGGGCCCGTGGGGCGGGTTCCTGACCGGTCTGGCCGAGAACATGGAGTACGTGATCACACCGGCGGTCGTCGTCGGCGCGATGGGTTTGCTTATGCAGTCCCTCGTCGTGTCGATCTTCGACGTCGCCGGCGACCCATGGTGGAACAGCGAGCCCGTCTGGTGGGCGATCTTCTACGTCATCTTCGTCGGGATCAACATCATCGGCATCGAGGCGACGATGCGGTTCACAATCGCGATCACCGTCCTGGCGCTCGCGGTCCTGGCCATCTTCTACGTCGCGGCACTGGTCAGCGGAGACTTCGACACGAACCTCTGGTTCAACATTCCCAAGGACTGGGCAGCGACCCCCGAAACGACCAACCAGCTACTCGCGGAAGGCGGCGGGCCGTTCCTCCCGTACGGCATCGGCGGGATCTTCAAGGCCTTGCCGTTCGCCATCTGGTTCTACCTCGCAATCGAGGAGATCCCGCTCGCGGCCGAGGAATCGATGGACCCTCGGCGTGACGTCCCCAAGGGAACGATCTGGGGGATGCACACGCTGGTCCTGACGGGCGCGCTCATCCTCCTGCTGAACAGCGGGGTCGGCGGCGGCGCCGGCGCCATCGGCATCTCCGGAACCCCTCTCTTCGACGGTTTCATCGGCATCTTCGGCGAGGGCTTCGCCGCGGAGCTGCTCGCGCTGTTCGGACTGATCGGTCTCATCGCGAGCTTCTTCACGATCATCTACGCCTACGGCCGGAACACGTTCTCGCTGTCGCGCGCCGGGTACTTCCCGAAGTTCCTCTCGGTCACGCACGGCGTGAGGCAGACCCCGCACGTGGCGCTGATCGCCGGAGCCGTCGTTGGATACCTCGTGGCGCTCATCGTCTGGTACCTCGGGCGTCAGGAGGGCGACTACGCGGCGCAGATCGTCGCGGCGTTGCTCTACATGGCGGTCTTCGGTGCCGTCATCTCGTACGCGCTGCAGTGCCTCTCGTTCATCATGCTGAGACGGAACCTGCCGAACATCGACCGGCCGTACCGCAGCAAGTGGGGGGTTCCGGGCGCAGCCGTGGCAGGCATCATCGCGCTGGTCTCCCTCGTGACGATGTTCACGAACGACGACTACCGTCCCGGCCTGTACGGGGTGGCCATCTACTACGTCCTCGGCGTGCTCTACTTCGCCATCGCCGGACGCCACCGCCTGGTGCTGTCGCCCGAGGAGGAGTTCGCGCTGACGAAGGGAGAACGCGGGGTTCCGCAGAAGTCATACGAGACATCGGAGGCAGCACAAGAGGAGATTCTGCGAGGCGCACGCGAGGAGACGCCTCGACAGGTCCCGAACTGAGCGCTCGAGCGAACGGATCGATTCGGACGGCGGGCCCGCGAACGCGGGCCCGCCGTCCGTTTGACAGCCCGAGCGCACCGTTCTCTCATAGCCGCGATCCCGATCCGCGGAGGCGAACGTGACAGCGAACACCGGAACGCTCGACGCCAAGCAACTCGAGGAGCTTGCCGAGCTGGGCCAAGTCGACACGGTCCTGTGCATGTTCACCGACCTCCAAGGGCGGTTCATGGGCAAGCGCGTCGTGCCCCACTTCTTCCTGGAGGAGATCCTCGGCGAGGAAGGGCTCCACGCCTGCCTGTACCTGCTGGCCATCGACATGGAGATGGAGCCGCTCCCCGGCTACCAGTACGCGAGCTGGGAGACGGGCTACGGCGACTTCCGAATGATCCCGGACCTGTCGACGCTCCGGTGGTGCCCCTGGCTCGATAAGACGGTCATGGTGATCTGCGACATCGCGGACGAGGAGACGCGCGAGCCGGTCGAGGTGTCGCCTCGGCAGATCCTGAAGCGGCAGATCGAGCGCGCCGCCGCGGCCGGCTACACGATCAAGACTGGATCCGAGCTCGAGTTCTACCTGTTCCAAGACGGATTTCGAGAGCTAGCGGAACGCGGGTACCGCGGTCTGCGTCCCTCCTCTCCGTACATCATGGACTACCACATGCTCCAAACCACTCGCGACGAGTGGGTCATCCGTCAGATCCGCAACGGCATGTTGGGCGCCGGCATCCCCGTGGAGTTCAGCAAGGGTGAGTTCGGCCGGGGCCAGCACGAGATCAACATCACGTTCTCCGACGCGCTGTCGAACGCCGACCACCACGCGCTCTACAAGCACGGCGTGAAGGAGATCGCCGAGATCAACGGCGTCGCCGCCACGTTCATGGCCAAGTGGACGATGGCCGAGGCGGGTTCGAGCTGTCACCTGCACTCGAGCGTGTGGAACGCCGACGGCTCCGAGAGCCTCATGTGGGACGAGAACGGCGAGCACCACATGAGCGACACGTACAGGTGGTACCTCGGCGGCCTCATGGCGTGCGCCCGAGAGATGGCGTGGATGTACGCGCCGTTCGTGAACTCCTACAAGCGCTACCAGCTCGGGTCGTGGGCACCGACAGCCATCGTGTGGAGCCGTGACAACCGCACGTGCGGATTCCGAACGGTCGGGGAACACAAGGGCTCGCGCGTCGAGTCGCGCATACCCGGCGCCGACGCGAACCCCTACCTCGCGTTCGCGGCGACGATCGCCGCCGGACTGTGGGGCATCGAGAACAAGATCGAGCCACCGGCGATCTTCCGGGGCAACGCGTACGAGGCGAAGGATGTGCCGCGCGTGCCGTTCTCGCTGCACGAGGCGATCGAGACCTTCCGCGACAGCCAGGTGGCGCAGAAGGCGTTCGGCACGTTCGTGTTCGAGCACCTGTTGAACACCGCCGTCCAGGAGCAGGTCATCTTCGACAACACGACGGTGACGGATTGGGAGCTCGCCAGGTACTTCGAGCGCGGCTGACGACTGTCGGCGGTACGGTTACGGCGTGACGCCGATCCTGCTCGTCCGCAATGACGGGTTCGAGACCTTCGGCGTGGCTCCCGGCGCGCTCGCCCGCGCGGGCATGGACCTCGTCACGGCGAACCTGACCGACCCGACTGTCGAACTGCCTCCGCTCGACGACGTCGCCGGCGTCATCACGTTCGGGGGAACCGTCAACGTCGACCAGGTCGACCAGTACCCGCAGCTCGGCGCGGTGCGGCAGTACACGCGCGAGGCCATCGACCGCGGCGTGCCGTACCTCGGCATCTGTCTTGGATCGCAGATCCTTGCCCGAGCGCTCGGGACCGAGGTCGTGAAGGGCCCAGTCAAGGAGGTCGGGTTCGAGCCGGTGCGGCTCACATCCGACGCGAAGGAGGACGCGCTCCTCTCGTTCCTCGAACCGGAGGAACGAGTGATGCAGTGGCACGAGGACACGTATGCCCTCCCGGAGGGTGCAACGCTGCTCATCACCGGAGACCGCATCCCGGTTCAGGCATTTCGCGTCGGCGAGACCGCGTGGGGCGTGCAATTCCACCTCGAGGTCGAGGCGTGGGAGCTCGCCTGGTGGATCGAGTCGGCGGACGCCGCGATGGACCTCAAGTCCACGTGGGGCAAGTCGGCCGATGAGATCCGGGCGGAGGCCGAACGCCACATCGAGCGGCACGAGGAACGGGGACGGGAGATCTTCGCGCGCTTCACCGACGTCGTGCGTACGAACACACAGGGATAGGATCGCCGAGCCTTACCAGGCCGCGAAGGAGGACAGGCGATGACCGACCTGAACGTCGTCACGTATCGCCCCGAGCGCGCCGAGTACGCGTGGACCTTCGGCGGCGCCGCACCCGTGATGAAGGTCAAGCCCGGCGACGTCTTGGAGCTGTGGACCGACGACTGCTTCGGCGGCCTGATCGAGACCGTCGATGACATGCCTTCGGACAAGATCACCGCATTCAACCCTCAGACTGGACCGTTCCACGTCGAGGGCGCCGAACCAGGCGACACGCTCGCGTTGCACTTCGTGTCGCTCGAACCCGCGCGGGACTGGGCGGTGTCGACGACGTTCCCGCTGTTCGGCTCGCTCACGTCGACCCTTCGAACGGTGACCTTGCAGGACGCCCTTCCGGAGATCGTGTGGCGCTACGAGGTCGACCGTTCACGCGGCACGGTTCGGTACGAAGCGCGGAACGGCGACCAGACCATTGATCTTCCCCTCGAGCCGATGCACGGGACCGTCGGCGTCGCGCCGGCAGGGGGCGAGGCGCGTTCGTCGCTGGTCCCCGACGCGCACGGCGGCAACATGGATACGCCCGAGATGTGCGCCGGCTCGACG is part of the Actinomycetota bacterium genome and harbors:
- a CDS encoding FGGY family carbohydrate kinase, translated to MSPPYVIGCDVGSQGTNVALYSADGELVASSYQSYDPSFPFPGAAEQDADAWPHAVAAGVREVLSVVPEGPSAVKGISFGSQLDGMVVCDEAGRALRPAMIWMDRRAEAQAARVAEHISREDFYRSVGANLDSSHAVFKALWVRDEEPEIWAKASWLMSPGTFVLREVAGPIAVDYSNASSLALLDPRSRKWSSEVLAAVDVPESMLPELGGGTDPIGHVTAAFAEASGLDPSTLVAIGCGDEMAATLGAGVFAPGEVCDVVGTAEPVCAASAEPREDPTMLVECHPHADPDAWLLENPGFVSGGNLRWWRDQFAPIERGAEAEGLGDAYDLLSHQAERIEPGAEGLVFLPAMQGAMAPEWNGSARGVFYGLTLAHTRAHMTRAVLEGSAFGLRDILEAMTAAGLDVRRLTIVGGGAKGPLWRQIKADVTGLPVRVPVNVETTATGAAILAAVASGVHGSVAGAVEAFVAFQPDEHEPDAERRAAYDDAYRRYRDVYSALKPVFGT
- a CDS encoding acetamidase/formamidase family protein, yielding MTDLNVVTYRPERAEYAWTFGGAAPVMKVKPGDVLELWTDDCFGGLIETVDDMPSDKITAFNPQTGPFHVEGAEPGDTLALHFVSLEPARDWAVSTTFPLFGSLTSTLRTVTLQDALPEIVWRYEVDRSRGTVRYEARNGDQTIDLPLEPMHGTVGVAPAGGEARSSLVPDAHGGNMDTPEMCAGSTCYLGVNVEGALFSIGDGHYRQGEGETCGVAVEGAMNTVLVVDLIPSRATPWPRLENDDYIMSTGSARPLEDAFRIAHGDLVMWLAEEFGFEKLDAYQLVSQISESPVANVCDPNYTFVAKAPKRYLPRSDVYASTRGRLKEMAAEYMSRRDA
- a CDS encoding amino acid permease, whose product is MAERKVGSVTYREVDEEYFKQRGLRRHAGVWALWALGVGAVISGDFYGWNFGLSTAGFGGLVIATVLIAVMYYGLCYSIAEMSPALPHTGGAYSFARSAMGPWGGFLTGLAENMEYVITPAVVVGAMGLLMQSLVVSIFDVAGDPWWNSEPVWWAIFYVIFVGINIIGIEATMRFTIAITVLALAVLAIFYVAALVSGDFDTNLWFNIPKDWAATPETTNQLLAEGGGPFLPYGIGGIFKALPFAIWFYLAIEEIPLAAEESMDPRRDVPKGTIWGMHTLVLTGALILLLNSGVGGGAGAIGISGTPLFDGFIGIFGEGFAAELLALFGLIGLIASFFTIIYAYGRNTFSLSRAGYFPKFLSVTHGVRQTPHVALIAGAVVGYLVALIVWYLGRQEGDYAAQIVAALLYMAVFGAVISYALQCLSFIMLRRNLPNIDRPYRSKWGVPGAAVAGIIALVSLVTMFTNDDYRPGLYGVAIYYVLGVLYFAIAGRHRLVLSPEEEFALTKGERGVPQKSYETSEAAQEEILRGAREETPRQVPN
- a CDS encoding glutamine synthetase family protein gives rise to the protein MTANTGTLDAKQLEELAELGQVDTVLCMFTDLQGRFMGKRVVPHFFLEEILGEEGLHACLYLLAIDMEMEPLPGYQYASWETGYGDFRMIPDLSTLRWCPWLDKTVMVICDIADEETREPVEVSPRQILKRQIERAAAAGYTIKTGSELEFYLFQDGFRELAERGYRGLRPSSPYIMDYHMLQTTRDEWVIRQIRNGMLGAGIPVEFSKGEFGRGQHEINITFSDALSNADHHALYKHGVKEIAEINGVAATFMAKWTMAEAGSSCHLHSSVWNADGSESLMWDENGEHHMSDTYRWYLGGLMACAREMAWMYAPFVNSYKRYQLGSWAPTAIVWSRDNRTCGFRTVGEHKGSRVESRIPGADANPYLAFAATIAAGLWGIENKIEPPAIFRGNAYEAKDVPRVPFSLHEAIETFRDSQVAQKAFGTFVFEHLLNTAVQEQVIFDNTTVTDWELARYFERG
- a CDS encoding alcohol dehydrogenase catalytic domain-containing protein yields the protein MRAAFMTDVNAVEVRDVEEPKPDPAGAVLKVEACGICGTDARTFFNGDPRAPVPWQLGHEPVGVLEEVGPDADLPPDVRRGDRVFLGSILTCGECRWCVDGFHNLCERHLLYGYDPFPGAYAEWALVPPIATKNLIPLPDELPSDLATVADPFACALNGVEMLDVRLGDVVVILGTGPIGCWQAVMCRDRGASTIYMTDVNKDRLDVALGVVGRFVDDAWVTGEDDDGVQQVVSRTDGRGADRVSVAAPSKQAQQAALEMAAKRARVVYFAGLPKHDPVSPLDMNQLHYKELAILGAYGATHRQYRITMDYLNRRKDDLAPVVTHRFPLERIGEAFATIRDGTGLKMVIVP
- a CDS encoding type 1 glutamine amidotransferase gives rise to the protein MTPILLVRNDGFETFGVAPGALARAGMDLVTANLTDPTVELPPLDDVAGVITFGGTVNVDQVDQYPQLGAVRQYTREAIDRGVPYLGICLGSQILARALGTEVVKGPVKEVGFEPVRLTSDAKEDALLSFLEPEERVMQWHEDTYALPEGATLLITGDRIPVQAFRVGETAWGVQFHLEVEAWELAWWIESADAAMDLKSTWGKSADEIRAEAERHIERHEERGREIFARFTDVVRTNTQG
- a CDS encoding GntR family transcriptional regulator, which encodes MTERSRSKTVSARGNIVSRISDVPPGSQLPPEPELAAELGVSRSTLREALRSLEDEGLVRRTRGAGTFVAERPRMANNLDANFGVTDAISSSGMVPGTVNATARIEAASADEAERLELQPGEDVVVLDRTRTADGRPVVLSRDIFPLRLARSDESVVERLDSVSIYEALEHDLGIVVHHGFATFQPTQADGHVASRLDVPRGTLLLYIRQVDYEASGRAVLSSHEHHLAEVFEFSVVRRGPGRRYS